AGACGGTTCTAAGCACATCTTCTAAAATCCGTTTTTATGTCGTTAATTATAGATCACGGTGATGTAAAGGCGCTTACCTAATTATCGAGATGTCAAATCTTAACGAAGgcataaaataacaaaaattgtaaaatggtgCATTAGATTTTTACGAAGAAATACTTTAAGCACGACATTTGATTACTTTATGTGATGACAAACAGTTAAATGGAAAtaagttgaaattttattttaagaagaattatattagatcattacattattaaatcattTCGTACAGATAAAAACACTcagaaatcattaaaaataatacatttacttTTTGTCTTTATAAGCCATTAAAAGCAGCATCAAGCTGAATTTTTCGAAAtgtgataatattatagaatttgaTACCGCATTTTTTTGCCTACTGCTTTCTGGAACTATCGTCGAACAAACGCCATGCTTCTATTTTTTAACAGCATTCACCGCCGCAGGCATTCTGAGAAACATGTCATTACGGAGGCATAAAAGGAATCATCGATAAGAAAGGTGTTGAAAGCAAGATCGAGATACGCGACTGTCTTGAAACGTATGGTATCAGAGGTGCTAAGCTGCTAAGAGCGAGATTTTATGCACAACATATAAACACCAGATACAAAACGGTAGACGTTCGCAACTCGAGGTTTTCTTTATCGTACCGGTGCAAATTATCGACCAGCTGAGAGTTTATGATTCTCGCGCTATGCGATTCTACACGATAGAGATAATCTTCAGTGGTGAAATAACGCTGGATGTAACACCGTgagcgaaaaaaaatacaacagTACTATACATAGccagtaatattttataatatagtaatgTCAGAAAAAATTCTCGTTGATCTTTGCAAAAGTGTGGTTTTAGCGTAACCAAATGTGAGTTATATACATTagaatatgtattaaaaacaaattgaaaaagatattaatatcttgACATACATTCTTACATCATTTTTAAgacaattagaaataatattctattattagattcagtatattctatatttatatcttttttatttctatctgtCCGATCGACGCTTTAGAGGCCTTCCTAGATTTTGATTTGCGTTCCGGTCCAAGCTAAGATTCTCACGCAGCGCGTCGTCTAATTTAAACAGAAAAACTCCTAGCCGCAGGCGGCTTTTTGCACGGGCCACGAAGCGTGGAATTAACCGGTGCTTCCCCCTTTTCTAAAACCAACACGTAATTATCTCACTGGCGGTTGCGTTCGGCAATTCTTTTTGCTTTGGCCCTTTTTCCGCCGACAGGTTCGGCAAGCGACGATACCCGATATTTACATGGCAGGTGATATCAATTATCGCCCGTGAGCCGCCAATGCCCCGGAGCCGAGATTGCAGCCGAATCCGAGTCTTGAATGGTCTCGCCGTGCCAATTTGCTCGATTTGCGCTTtcgtcatttttttctttctcgtatTTTTCTAGTATCCGTAGTTTGTGTTATGTATCATAACTGACGGTTTGATCGACCTACGATTCACGAACTCCCAAGTTACCTGGCGGAGCCAATGATTAGCAAATCTTGCATGATTTTCGAGAATTTCGGATTACAAACATAATTCTCGACAGGTAGTAGTCTGCAAATGTGTCTCCAAAATTAAGGAAATTATAGAACAAACAATATGTTGAAAAGTCTTTATCTCTCACAAAATGTGTGTGcttatgtatacatatttttgctcctttgaaaaatgtataaaaattgctttaatagaaatatgttaATCAAAACGCTTTTGAAATGCAAAAGTGTCGTCGCATTTATAAGTGAGAGACATCGTGACTGCTACGCATGTACGTCCATGAGGACAGACAGGCGagcaatttttcttgtttctttgAAGATTGGGCGTAACGTTCTGTTGCAGCTGAAGCAAACGGTGACTCGATAAGTACCGTGATGGTCCCCCGGggcaaaaacaaataataactcGGCCACGAGAGACCCTCGGTTAGCTACAACGTCTGGTTGCGGGGCCCATCTCTCGCCTTATTTCCAGGCGACTATCGCAATTTTGAAAATGGTTGTCTCATCATGAAGGGAGAGAGAGCCTGGTCTGAGACGTTGTCGATTACAGGGCGCGCCGCTGCTCATCGTATTTCGGTGTTGGTTTTCGAGCCTTTTGTGTTAAAAAGACGCGCGTAATCATCTCCCCTTCCCCCCTTTGGGCCGATGCTTTTGCGAACGTGTAGAATCGGGAAggtggagggggggggggggctacTTCAACAAGGTAGGGGAGAACGCCTATAGTCTGTCCCCCTTTCGCTCGCCCCGTGCCGCTTCCGATCGCCCCCGAGGCTCACAACGAGCCGACTGGCCGACTTTTTGCCGCGTCGCGAGCTTAGCATAGGAAATCATCGAGCGTATACTTCGACAACAGGTGTCGGGGTGGCAGGCTTTCGAATGAGTGCGCGAAATTGCAGACTTGCACGGTCTCGCGCGCCACCGCCGACCGGTCGCGTGAGTGACTTTGCATGCGCCTTGATTACGCGCTCGTGAACGACCGCGTTCGCCGCCGCCCTCGTTGCGCGGTTTATGCAACAGAGGTGCAATTCATCCACGACGGTGTGACAGCTTCATTTAAAGGCCCGCGATGCGACAcgaataatgtaaaacattaatCCCGAAGAAAACAATCGATCAGCGAGTAAGAGGCAATACAGAGATATGATAAATCTGCAAATGCCATTGATGACAAATTTTTGAGCGATTTTTCAATGTTTACTAGTTGATggtattttattagtataatactttttacaaCACGCTCTACATGCTACTCTACACGCTacgaaagcaaaaaaaaataataataatttaatgaaccTTTGGACAAGATGAAATTTTTCGGCCCCATAAAGACTTCTTCTAAACGTGtggtttattttatgatttattggATTTGTCATTGCGTGACTACGCAACGCAGAAAGAGGACCGTTGTTAACACGGTGCGCCGACAAAAGAATGCACGCACACGTGTGCACCTGTGCACCATCAGGCGGAAATTGCGGACGCTTCTTCGGACCTCAAGtatgtttttaaaagatgCGATCCGTTTTTGCGCACCAAATCGGTTTGTCCGCAGAAACGTCTTCCGCCGCGCATTCAGGCGTATGTGTACGCATCCACAGACATGGGCCAAAAACAAGCTCGTTCTGACTGCAACAGAACGTAGGAGtgagagaaataaagaaaaagaaagagagagagccaGGAAGATTCGATGAGACAAAAAGATTGAGCGCTCGGCTACAAATTCGTTTCTCAGCAAAGTGGCAGCTGTGCCATAGTTATGGTTATGTCAACGTCCGAATCACAATGATAAAGATGGTACCGGcgacatatatatgtattgattGATTcacatttatcaattttttggtctctccctctcctcatcttttaaaatgtactttttacaACTTGGGACTACGTCATTTTCTACGTTTCAAGTATAAGCTAGCCTCTTcgtgtgaaaaaatatacaataacttcatatatttaatattttggatGTATTTGAATCTTCAGTATTCATATTTGCACATAAAGCATAAATTACTATCATTACAATCGGGAGCACAACTGACGTATCTTAAAATcctataattaaatgtaaaacgcGTGATTATAGCGCACATTTATTTACCGATTAATTTATCGATCGATGAGATATAATTATCTGTTCGCTTTATACGAAAGTCTAACGATCGctcgtaaatataatttttgtcgaGCGTGTTTTCTTCATTAATATGCCGCGATAAAGCTTCGAGAAACGGCGTCATAAAAGtgacaaaataaatacacgACAAATCGCACGACTTACGATTATATCGTGACGAGAAACGAGGCAGAAAATCGACGATCGTTCTCGGTCCTGTTTCATTTCGCATTTTCGCGCCTACTTAATAACGTCGAAAGGAGAAGTGGATGGAAGTGGACGGACGATCGGGTAGCCATTAAGGCGAATCGAGGGGCTAATCGCTGTCGTTGATGGAACTGCTCGTCAAAATCGGCCGGTGAGTGGCTCGGCTGAGACGTCAACAAGTGAAACACTTTTTAAGCCGAAGAGCATTGTGCCGAGAGTGCACTTAAGGACGGATGCAGTTTGCTACTACGTACGCGGATGCTGACATAAGACAAATAATGGTGGAATGGATTTCTGATGGAAATggattcattaaaataaaataatgtatagaATTATGCGGATTCTACGTTAACCCAGCAGATGAATGCCACGAAAGTTGCGAGATATAGTCTTCACCCTACGAGCTAATTACGAGCTTCAAGATTACCTGCTTCCTAGTAACGAAGGTCTGCCTTTTAAGGACAAAGATCGTGTAATCTAGAAGAATCGCTCTCGTAGATTGACGGATGATTGATGAGGGCTCGCGGTGCCAAAGCACCGCCTAcacgatttttataattaaagaccGGGATGCTAATTGTTATTTTGCTGGCGCTGTTCTACTAGCTTGTAAAAGGGAATTTACATCAACCTTTGCGGGATGAAGAAAATGAagtattgaattaaattaattttatattttaattaaaagctcTAATTGATTCCCTAAAGTGACTTTATGTCGGAATTAAGAATAACAGTTTAAAAGattaagatattatattgcttctataattttttgttaatacatgaacataaaaatgtacatcaatttttgtaataacttATATGAGATCAAACTTGCACGTTGCAgcaattaaagttttaaaaagcttttgaaaaattacattgcaaaaatttgcgAATTTATTCTCGTGGCGATGCTTCGGTTTATATTTGTTTGAGATCgcataaagaatataaacgacaagttaacaattttcatcgCAATAATGCTGTTTTTCGTACATTGAATTTAAGATATGCAAGATATTCATTCGgtcaaaaaaaagaaaaggtgAAAACAGGAATGCATAGCCTACGGTCGATGCGCGCCAAACCAGATTATCGAAAACCACTTATTAATGAAAGTATTTACTTAATGACATATTTacgcaaatttatattacatatttataaaatttaaatgtgataaataattcataaaaatctatattcaTAAGGCAGTATGGTTTTTTAGAACACACTtgaaagttaatattatacatataataagtacaggaaataaaataatattttttaaagactaATGAATATAACGACACCACGTAATTGGcgtaactataaaaatttttaatcactttgtaatattttagcaattttattgcacttttggcgattgcatttttttcttggTTTGAATAGGTTTTGGTATAGTGCTTTGCACATGGGCGTATTTCGGATTTTTCGTACGTTTAGGGATCGAATCTGATGACACTTTGTTACATAGTGATAGATTTAAATTCGACATCGAATGACCCAGTTTTTTAGATTCGCTTAGTTTTCCAGAAATTGCAATACCAGTACTGTTGCGTCTGTCGCAAGTATTCTCTCTGTCTATTGACGATGATCGAGAGGATGTTGGTGTTCCAGAGAAAACAGTAATGGATCTGCGAATTGTCGTAGACAAATTTGTTTTGTTCATAGCTGGTGTGTGATTGAGACCAAAAGAACCATTGCTCAAAGATGCACCTAATCGCCGCGTTTGTTTGCCATTGAAATTATCTTGTTTTGCCACTTGTGGATATACTTGCTGTAAGATGTGtacgtataaattatatatatatttattacattttattatttgaaaacaaattatacCTTTTTTATACGTTCCACCTTTGTCACGACGTTCATGATAGACTTCTGTACTTCGTTTAGTgatagcaacaaattattatgaactgaataatttgtttcattattattgaaattatcttGGAAAACATCGTTATCATCATTAGTATTTGCTTTTTGCTTTTTCTCGCGGACAAAAGTGTCAGATCTGCTAACGCAGATTAAGGGATTTGATTGTGAAAGAGACTACggataaataataagataaaagcatattaaatactttaaataatcaaaattaatttaaagtacgATTATGAGAGTctaatcattaaataataattaaaaaatagaaatccATAACCGTTTGtagaaataatgtaataatgcaATTGCGTGTTACCTTTTTTTCGTCTTGCAATTCATTGAGTGAACTTTCCGCTTCTTTTTCATTAGCTGTTAATGATATATCAGAAGCAGAAAACCCAAAATCCGTAATAGCCAAACTATTTTCAGATCTAAACATGACATTGTTGTTACGGAgtgataagaaataataagtaatctcttaataatatttaaaaaacaaacctGAAGTCATCATAATCATTTTGTTTACGGTTGTTCTTTAATACAATTGGAGCTGTTGGAGTGATAATATCAATTGCGTTAACTGGCGTTTTTACCAAAGAATTAACGTTGTCATTGCAGTTCTGTATCCCGAGTGCGCTGAATACTTGATATATGGTATTCGTCATTTGGTCGTAATTTAAGGGCACGATAGCATCTCTTGAGCGTTCACTCTGGAacgcaatataataatcatttatttattagatattttattacatgtacGATACTTATATCACACATAACACATTTGCACTTGTACATTTGATCTAGCGAATACTTTACATTTGGCGAAGGAGTCTTCGTGTAACGCACAACTAAACGCGTAAATTCTTCCGCAAAATTTAACACACTCATTTCGAACTTTCTTTGACACGACAGACCTGAGTGATGTACACAGATGAGTCAATTTCGAACGACTGATCGACTAAATGATTTCCTAACGACCTTATTTATTGTTTACGATATAACGTCGGTCAGTACTGTATCTGCAAATTTCGTCGCCTTTCTCCATGTTTTCGAAAAGTAAAGTTGAACATatttaaaggaaaaataaacTATCTAATAAGtagatatatttacttatttatatttgtataaaaattttcattaacaaAATCTGTTTAATCGATATGAAATCGATGTGTACCGAATATACACGAGATTTTGACTCCAGCAATAATTATTCTGTGCAAAactatatttgcaaaaatcatCGTTTTTTTCATAACTAAGTTAGTCTGCTCCCATGAGCTATCTCCAAAGTAGTTTCTGAAGTACGATCTGGCCACTCCTCCGCTCTGCCAATTATTCCCTGCCACACGTCGGGCACTGATGGAGGAGCTCGCGAGAGAAGAGGCGTAGAGACATGATAAATCTCCCTCGGGGGAAAAACTAGCCGCCCAAAAATATATGCACGCCGGAGATGGATGGGTGGAGTACAAGGGCGGTGCCTGGTACGCAGAGAGAGTTTTGTCTCAGTTTGTTTCTCGGGAGTCctctcttccccccccccccccctccccccgtcGCTCTCATGCACGATGTAGTGCGCCGTGCGCGcttttttgtgaattttttggCGATTGAACGATTAGAGGAAGGCGGCGCTCGTCAGTCAACTCAGTAGATGAATCTTCGGCGTATGCAGATACGTGCGTCGCCACTCGGGatcgctttaaaaataaaatttacgcgCGATAATTCGACGTGTTCGACACTGTGCCAGCTGCTCGCTCAACGCTGCGAGGCGCGTGCGGCGTCTTCCAGCTGGTAGACGCCGAGCTcgtaattgagaaaaattattgcgaTTGTTGAAAGAATTATTGGAagcattttcaaaaaattaaatttttttactagaaaaatttgcaaaatgacAACCGGACACAGtgtgaattttaataattaagagggaataaaatatatttaatgtagaaataattaacgtaagaaaaaatatatgcaataatcAGTTTGCTATTAAATAAgcaacaagcatacttttttttacaaagtataatataaatacacttTTCTGCTAGAGTTAGAACTGCAGCTTGCAGGAATGATGTTTGAACACGTCCGCGCTGCGGTCTTAGCAAAATATCCTTTCTCCGTATTTCGTCGTTGCCCCCGGTACACTAATTTTGGCGTGTCCTTACAAATGAAAGGCTTCGCCGCGTCTGCATCGTTCTGTAGCaccttttcaaatatttattatttcccaCGCTGCATGTCCTTAAACGCCCGACAGAATACGACACCTCGAAGGCACAGCAACTTCTTCTGCACCATTGCAGACCGCTAATGCACATCCATACAGAGTCATATCTCGTACGAGATGCGCCGGCAGACGTTTGAAGTCCGAACATGTTTGAACAGCGGTCATTGTCTTGCGTTCAATTTCTTCGTTTTCTACTCTCCGCTACTGCCGCTGTAGAGGCATTTCGTTTCAGATAAGGAGCGAGTTAAGTGTCTCGCaaaaagcttttttttatGACTTTGATGAATGAATACATTATGTTCAACCGTTaacattgtatttttcatattgcAGATGCAATTTCACTTTAAAGATTacttgacaaatttttatattactatttattaaatgtaacatgaAATACTTATACGTAATTGTGAATAAgtgctaaaaataattgcttagGTGCACCACCGTGAAATCGCCTAACTCGACCAGACACAAAGGATGTCTTATTTAGTGACCTAATATTTGACTTTTGCCACATTGGACCACGAGTTCTTCACGGTTCAACTGCCGCTGTTTGTTTGCAGTCTGCCTTCAGTTTCGGCTTTCGCCAGGTTGATTTAGGATTTAAGGATTTCCACGTTTGTTATTCGAAGATCACGTGGACAAATATACTTGAGATGATTCCTCTATTTAGGCAAAGCGGGTGGGCTTACTTCGATCGCTTCGGCTACTTGCAAATTCGGGTAGATACGTTCATTGAATCGagtaaatagaaaatataaattgttataaatgcATACGTTGACAAGTTTGAAAACTCGAATACTACTCGTCCACGCGCACACAGCAAAGAAAAATCTTCGAATTCtctcagaaataaaaatgcttttaattttttgttaataagaaAACTAATTTGATACTGAATTCAATATGCAAACAAAATATCTGATCCTTCTAACGGAAAATTTTGAGTTGCGAGATTCAGTCGTGAAAAAAGAAGGAAGCATCGGAAGTTTATCGAAAGAACCGGTGGTATTCTCTGTTTGGATAGTCTTTAACTGACCATTACACCTGAATGGGGCGCCTCAAAATGGAAAAGGGCAGCATG
This genomic window from Linepithema humile isolate Giens D197 chromosome 5, Lhum_UNIL_v1.0, whole genome shotgun sequence contains:
- the LOC105672685 gene encoding uncharacterized protein isoform X2, which encodes MTNTIYQVFSALGIQNCNDNVNSLVKTPVNAIDIITPTAPIVLKNNRKQNDYDDFRSENSLAITDFGFSASDISLTANEKEAESSLNELQDEKKSLSQSNPLICVSRSDTFVREKKQKANTNDDNDVFQDNFNNNETNYSVHNNLLLSLNEVQKSIMNVVTKVERIKKQVYPQVAKQDNFNGKQTRRLGASLSNGSFGLNHTPAMNKTNLSTTIRRSITVFSGTPTSSRSSSIDRENTCDRRNSTGIAISGKLSESKKLGHSMSNLNLSLCNKVSSDSIPKRTKNPKYAHVQSTIPKPIQTKKKMQSPKVQ
- the LOC105672685 gene encoding uncharacterized protein isoform X1 — encoded protein: MSVLNFAEEFTRLVVRYTKTPSPNSERSRDAIVPLNYDQMTNTIYQVFSALGIQNCNDNVNSLVKTPVNAIDIITPTAPIVLKNNRKQNDYDDFRSENSLAITDFGFSASDISLTANEKEAESSLNELQDEKKSLSQSNPLICVSRSDTFVREKKQKANTNDDNDVFQDNFNNNETNYSVHNNLLLSLNEVQKSIMNVVTKVERIKKQVYPQVAKQDNFNGKQTRRLGASLSNGSFGLNHTPAMNKTNLSTTIRRSITVFSGTPTSSRSSSIDRENTCDRRNSTGIAISGKLSESKKLGHSMSNLNLSLCNKVSSDSIPKRTKNPKYAHVQSTIPKPIQTKKKMQSPKVQ